GGCGACGGACACTCGCGGATTGCCCTCCTCGTAATAGATGAGAAGGTCTCCAGAAACGTACACGTCCCGGCGGCTCTTGAAGTGGCGGGTCAGGGCGGCGATGCCGTACATGATCGCATCGCGCTGGGCGTCGTTCTCCGCCATCGGCTTGCCGTCCGAGCTCGGGTAGTGAATCGGCACGGCGGCAGGCGCGGGTCGCATCATTGCGGGACTTCTCCAGACGGTGCGGCAGTCCGCACGATTCCCCAAGCTACCACACGCTGCGCCGCCGTCGACACCTCAGGGCGTCCGTTGCGGGAGGCTGAAGCACGTATCGTGCCGACCGTCGGGTGCGGGACCGCAGGAACCGATCATCGGTTCAGGATAGACGCGGGGCCGCTTCCGCAATGGCTTCGTCCGTTGCCTCGAGGGTGACCGCGCATCCGGCTTCGGAGTCCTGGCGATTCCCGCCGGTGTATCGTGGACGAAAGGAGAAACACGATGAGGATCAGCCGTCGAGAGCTGCTTGCCGCCGTGGGCGCGATGGGCGCCGGACTGGGTGCAGCCGCCGCGACGCCTGCGTTCCCGGCATTCGTCCAGTCTCGGCCGCTGCGCATCGGCGCGCTCATCTCGCGGATGGACCGGCAGGGTCAGGACGAGCTGATTCAGCCCTATGACCAGCAGATGCGGCTTGGACTGGAGCTCGCAATCGCGGAGCTGAACGCAGCGGGAGGCATTCTCGGGCGGCAGGTCGAGCTGCTCGTCGCCGACGACGAAGGCAGCCCCGCGCCGGGCGCCGCGGCGGCGATCGATCTGATTCGGAACGAGGGCGCCGAGGCGCTCGTGAGCGGCTTCGTCATGGCGATGCCGCCGTACATGGACCGCACCCTCGAGCGCGAGGGCCTGGACGTCCCGGTGGTGCATGCCATGCAGACCCCGGGCACCTACTGCGGGCGGGTGGCGCACGTCGGCTCGACGACGCTCCAGTCGATTTCGACGCTGATCGAGCACCGCGGCCCGGACGCCCGGCAGCGCACGTTCCAGATCTCGGACTGGGCGCCCTCGCAACGGACCGTCTCGAACCAGTTCTACCGCCACGTGCAGGCCGGTTCCACCGGGGCGGCGCTGGTGACGACGCCGGTCCGCGGCAACAGCCCGGGTGAGTACACCGGGCTCGTCCAGTGGGCGCGCGACCTCGACGCGAGGAACTTCTGGATCTCCATTCCGCGGCCGTACGCCGTGAACGTGGTGACGCAGGCCGACTCGCTCGGCATCGCGTCCGATTTCGCCTGGCACTTCCTGGAGTTCAGCGAGTGGCAGGCGTCGCAGCTCCCCGCCGGCGTCGAGGCCTGGACGTCGGTGCCCTTCGTGGCGAGCGAGGACCGCCCCGCCGTCCGCGACTTCGTGGCGCGCGCCCGCCGGCACGCGGGCGACGACCTGGTCACGCACGTTGCCTTCTCGCACCATACGGCCGTCCACGCGCTGGCGCGGGCGATGGAGGAGGCCGGGACCACGGCGGCAGGCCCGGTGCGGGCGGCGCTCGACGGCCTCCGTCTGGAGGTGGCCACCGGCACGTTGACGCTGG
The Acidobacteriota bacterium genome window above contains:
- a CDS encoding ABC transporter substrate-binding protein: MRISRRELLAAVGAMGAGLGAAAATPAFPAFVQSRPLRIGALISRMDRQGQDELIQPYDQQMRLGLELAIAELNAAGGILGRQVELLVADDEGSPAPGAAAAIDLIRNEGAEALVSGFVMAMPPYMDRTLEREGLDVPVVHAMQTPGTYCGRVAHVGSTTLQSISTLIEHRGPDARQRTFQISDWAPSQRTVSNQFYRHVQAGSTGAALVTTPVRGNSPGEYTGLVQWARDLDARNFWISIPRPYAVNVVTQADSLGIASDFAWHFLEFSEWQASQLPAGVEAWTSVPFVASEDRPAVRDFVARARRHAGDDLVTHVAFSHHTAVHALARAMEEAGTTAAGPVRAALDGLRLEVATGTLTLGSGGYATMPMYVARATRDGLEVVQRFEAAAPGAACG